The following is a genomic window from Amycolatopsis australiensis.
GGTTCTGCGCCGTGCGCAGCGCCGACCTGGCGGCGCCCGGTTCGTACGAAACCGTCCAGATCGGCAAGGAAAGCGTCCTCGTCGCGCGCGGCCGGGACGGGCGGCTCAACGCCTTCCTCAACGTCTGCCGCCACCGCGGCGCGCGGCTGTGCACTGCCGAAACCGGTACCGTGAAGCGGGCGTTCCAGTGCCCGTACCACGCCTGGACGTACGGGCTCGACGGCAAGCTCGTCGCCGCGCCCAACCTCACCGGCATGCCGGACATCGACCGCGTCGAGTTCGGCCTCACCCGGCTGCACCTGCGTGAGTGGCTCGGGTACGCCTGGGTCTGCCTGGCCGGTGAGCCGCCGTCGTTCGAAGACACCGTGATCGGCGCGGTCACCGAACGCCTCGGCGGGCCGGGCGAGATCGACGCCTACGGCATCGACGGCCTCGCGCTCGGCAAGCGCATCGAGTACGACGTGAAGGCGAACTGGAAGCAGATTATCGAAAACTTCATGGAGTGCTACCACTGCGCGACGATCCACCCGGAGCTGACCGAGGTGCTGCCGGAGTTCGCCGGCGGTTACGCCGCGCAGTACTACGTCGGCCACGGCGCCGAGTTCGGCAGCGACATCAAGGGCTTCACCGTCGACGGCAGCGAAGGCGTCGACCGGCTGCCCGGGGTCACCGAGGCGCAGGACCGCCGTTACTACGCCATCACCATCAAGCCGCAGGTGTTCGTCAACCTCGTCCCGGACCACGTGATCTTCCACCGGATGTTCCCGCTGGCCCCCGACCGGACGCTGGTGCGCTGCGACTGGCTCTACCTGCCCGGGGTCGTCGAGTCGGGCAAGGACCTGTCCCGCTCGGTCGAGCTGTTCCACCGCGTCAACCTGCAGGACTTCGAGGCGTGCGAACGCTGCCAGCTCGCGATGGACTCGCGCTCGTACGCCAACGGCGGGGTGCTCGTGCCCAGCGAGCACCACATCGGCGCGTTCCACGACTGGGTCCGCGCGCGGCTGGCGGTCTAGATCAACGCCCGGATGGCGGCCTCGAAGCCGGTGACGTGCTCCAGCGTGAGGGCGGCGGCCTTCTCGGCGTCGCCCTCGATGATCGCGGTGAGGAGCGGGACGTGCTCGTCGACGTGGCCGGCCATCCCCGCGAGCCGGGGCACGAACACGCACCAGATCCGGGTCGCCAGGTTGTCGTACCGGATCAGCGTGTCCTCCAGGAACGGGTTGTGCACGCAGCGGTAGATCGCCCGGTGCAGGGCGAGGTCCGTGCGCAGCAGCTCGGCGTTGTCCCCGGCGGGGACACCGGCGTCGAGCTGCGCGCGCAGCCCGGTGAGGGTCGCCCGGTCGGCCGCGGTCGCGCGCTCGGCCGCGGCGGCCGTCGCCATCGGCTCCAGCGTCCGCCGCACCTCGGAGATGTGCGCGAGGTCGGAGATGTTGACGTCGGTGGCGAACGTCCCGCGCCGCGGGTACGCGACGACCAGCCGTTCGGACTCGAGGCGTTTGAGCGCCTCGCGGATCGGCGTGCGGCCCATGCCGAGCGTCGTGCCCAGCTCCTCTTCGTTGATGGGGGAGCCCGGTGGGATGTCGAGCATGACCAGGCGGTCGCGGACGAAGAGGTACGCCTGTTCCGCCAGGGACGGGGGATTGACCGGTGGATGCACGCCGCTTAGCCTACATCGACGATTGATATATCAGAAGTCGACCACGGAAGGTTCGCGATGACCGCGACGATCGACTCAGTCCTCAACCGGTCCCTGGCCGACTTCGACCCGGCGGTGGCCGAAGCGATCGGCGCCGAGCTGCACCGCCAGCGGTCGACGCTGGAGATGATCGCCAGCGAGAACTTCGCGCCGCTGTCGGTGCTGCAGGCGCAGGG
Proteins encoded in this region:
- a CDS encoding aromatic ring-hydroxylating oxygenase subunit alpha, which translates into the protein MTTTDLPPSLLATLPGSAYTDPAVFALEQAKIFEADWFCAVRSADLAAPGSYETVQIGKESVLVARGRDGRLNAFLNVCRHRGARLCTAETGTVKRAFQCPYHAWTYGLDGKLVAAPNLTGMPDIDRVEFGLTRLHLREWLGYAWVCLAGEPPSFEDTVIGAVTERLGGPGEIDAYGIDGLALGKRIEYDVKANWKQIIENFMECYHCATIHPELTEVLPEFAGGYAAQYYVGHGAEFGSDIKGFTVDGSEGVDRLPGVTEAQDRRYYAITIKPQVFVNLVPDHVIFHRMFPLAPDRTLVRCDWLYLPGVVESGKDLSRSVELFHRVNLQDFEACERCQLAMDSRSYANGGVLVPSEHHIGAFHDWVRARLAV
- a CDS encoding GntR family transcriptional regulator, producing the protein MHPPVNPPSLAEQAYLFVRDRLVMLDIPPGSPINEEELGTTLGMGRTPIREALKRLESERLVVAYPRRGTFATDVNISDLAHISEVRRTLEPMATAAAAERATAADRATLTGLRAQLDAGVPAGDNAELLRTDLALHRAIYRCVHNPFLEDTLIRYDNLATRIWCVFVPRLAGMAGHVDEHVPLLTAIIEGDAEKAAALTLEHVTGFEAAIRALI